From Equus przewalskii isolate Varuska chromosome 7, EquPr2, whole genome shotgun sequence, one genomic window encodes:
- the DSC2 gene encoding desmocollin-2 isoform X1 has translation MAAARPTSSGSGALCRLVLLTLTILIFACDACKKVTLRVPSKLDAEKFVGRVNLKECFKSANLIRSSDPDFQILEDGSVYTKNAILLSSEKRNFTILLSNTENQEEKKMVVLLEHQTKVLKKRHSKEKVLRRAKRRWAPIPCSVLENSLGPFPLFLQQIQSDTAQNYTIYYSIRGPGVDREPKNLFYVERDTGNLYCTRPVDREEYESFELIAFATTPDGYTPELPLPLVIKIEDENDNYPIFTETTYMFTVSENSRVGSTVGQVCATDKDEPDTMHTRLRYSIIQQLPASPTLFSMHPTTGMITTSSSQLDRELVDRYQLKIKVQDMDGQYFGLQTTSTCIIDIKDVNDNLPTFTRSSYVASVEENTVDVEILRVTVEDKDLINTANWRANYTILKGNENGNFKIVTDLKTNEGILCVVKPLNYEERQQVNLQIGVVNEAPYSNEASSRSAMSTATITVNVQNQDEGPECSPALQTVRIKENTQLRTPSNGYKAYDPEARSSRGIKYRKLNDPKQWVTVDENSGSITVIKSLDREAENIRNGIYNITVVASDEDGRSCTGTLGIILEDVNDNGPSIPKQQVIICKPVTSSAEIVAVDPDEPINGPPFHFTLESTSDSDVQRRWILTGINDTATRLSYQNDLPFGTYTVPIRVADRLGQSHITPLTVILCDCIIENDCTSRVSPRTGNGEVKLGTWAILAILLGIALLFCILFTLVCGASRATKQPKVFPDDLAQQNLIVSNTEAPGDDKVYSTNGFTTHTVGSSAQGICGTMGSGVKTGRQENIELVKGHQTLELDRGDGQRTLDSCRGGHVEVDNRQYAYTEWRNFTQSHLGEKVQLCNQHDNHNHAQDYVLTYNYEGKGSMAGSVGCCSEQQDEDGLEFLDHLEPKFRTLAAACTTR, from the exons ATGGCGGCAGCCCGACCCACGAGCTCCGGGAGCGGGGCCCTCTGCCGGCTAGTCCTGCTGACCCTCACG ATCTTAATATTTGCCTGTGATGCCTGCAAAAAAGTGACACTGCGTGTTCCCTCCAAACTAGACGCTGAGAAATTTGTTGGCAGag TTAACCTGAAGGAATGCTTTAAATCTGCAAATCTAATTCGTTCAAGTGATCCTGATTTCCAAATTTTAGAAGATGGTTCAGTCTATACAAAGAATGCTATTCTTTTgtcttcagagaagagaaattttaCCATATTACTTTCCAACACTGAGaaccaagaagagaagaaaatggttgTCCTTTTAGAGCATCAAACAAAG GTACTAAAGAAAAGACATTCTAAGGAAAAAGTTCTAAGACGTGCCAAGAGAAGATGGGCTCCTATTCCTTGTTCAGTGCTAGAGAATTCCTTGGgtcctttccccctttttctgCAACAG ATTCAATCTGACACAGCCCAGAACTACACTATCTACTATTCCATAAGGGGGCCTGGAGTTGACCGAGAacctaaaaatttattttatgtagagAGAGATACTGGAAACCTGTATTGCACTCGTCCTGTGGATCGTGAGGAGTATGAATCTTTTGAG CTAATTGCCTTTGCAACAACTCCGGATGGGTATACTCCAGAACTTCCACTGCCACTAGTAATCAAAATTGAGGATGAAAATGATAACTACCCAATTTTTACAGAAACAACTTACATGTTTACAGTTTCTGAAAATTCCAGAGTTG GTTCTACTGTGGGACAGGTGTGTGCAACTGACAAAGATGAACCTGACACGATGCATACGCGTCTGAGGTACTCCATCATCCAGCAGTTGCCAGCATCACCCACCCTATTTTCTATGCATCCAACTACAGGCATGATCACCACGTCATCATCTCAACTAGACAGAGAG ttagtTGATAGATACcagttgaaaataaaagtacaagACATGGATGGTCAGTATTTTGGTTTGCAAACTACTTCAACTTGCATCATTGATATTAAAGACGTGAATGACAACTTGCCAACATTCACCCGTTCTTCT tatgTGGCATCAGTGGAAGAAAATACAGTTGATGTGGAAATCTTACGTGTTACCGTTGAAGATAAGGATTTAATTAACACTGCTAATTGGAGAGCTAATTATACCATTTTAAAGggcaatgaaaatggaaattttaaaattgtaacagATCTCAAAACCAATGAAGGAATTCTGTGTGTGGTTAAG CCTCTGAATTATGAAGAAAGACAGCAGGTGAACCTGCAAATTGGTGTCGTTAATGAAGCTCCGTATTCGAATGAGGCTAGCTCAAGATCAGCCATGAGCACGGCGACCATTACTGTTAATGTGCAAAATCAGGATGAGGGCCCCGAGTGTAGCCCTGCACTGCAGACTGTTCgaattaaagaaaatacacagcTGAGAACACCGAGCAATGGATATAAAGCATATGACCCAGAAGCAAGAAGCAGCAGAGGCATAAA GTATAGGAAATTAAATGATCCAAAACAGTGGGTCACTGTTGATGAAAACTCAGGATCAATCACAGTTATCAAGAGCctggacagagaggcagagaacaTCAGAAATGGCATATATAATATTACAGTGGTTGCATCAGACGAAG ATGGGAGATCATGTACTGGGACACTGGGGATTATACTAGAAGATGTGAACGACAATGGTCCCTCCATACCTAAACAGCAAGTGATAATCTGCAAACCTGTCACGTCGTCTGCGGAGATTGTTGCCGTTGATCCTGATGAACCAATAAACGGCCCACCCTTTCACTTCACTTTGGAGAGTACTTCTGATTCAGACGTACAGAGAAGGTGGATACTGACAGGAATTAATG atacaGCAACACGCCTTTCCTATCAGAATGACCTTCCATTTGGAACATACACAGTACCTATCAGAGTTGCAGATAGACTTGGCCAGTCACATATTACTCCATTAACCGTTATTTTATGTGACTGTATTATCGAAAATGACTGCACCTCTCGCGTAAGTCCAAGGACTGGCAACGGAGAAGTAAAACTTGGAACATGGGCCATTCTTGCGATATTGTTGGGCATAGCATTGCTATTTT GTATCCTATTTACCTTAGTCTGTGGGGCTTCTAGGGCAACCAAGCAACCAAAAGTATTTCCTGATGATTTAGCCCAACAGAACCTCATTGTGTCAAACACGGAAGCTCCTGGGGACGACAAAGTG TATTCCACAAATGGCTTTACAACACATACCGTGGGCAGTTCGGCTCAGGGAATTTGTGGCACCATGGGATCAGGAGTGAAAACTGGAAGGCAGGAGAACATTGAACTGGTGAAAGGACACCAGACCTTGGAATTGGACCGGGGAGATGGGCAGCGCACCCTGGATTCCTGCAGGGGAGGACACGTGGAGGTGGACAACCGCCAATACGCTTACACGGAGTGGCGTAATTTCACTCAGTCCCATCTTGGTGAA AAGGTGCAGCTGTGTAACCAGCACGACAATCATAACCATGCTCAAGACTACGTCCTTACGTATAACTACGAAGGAAAAGGATCGATGGCCGGTTCCGTAGGTTGTTGCAGTGAACAACAAGATGAAGACGGGCTTGAATTTTTGGATCATTTGGAACCCAAATTTAGGACACTAGCAGCAGCATGCACAACAAgatga
- the DSC2 gene encoding desmocollin-2 isoform X2, with protein MAAARPTSSGSGALCRLVLLTLTILIFACDACKKVTLRVPSKLDAEKFVGRVNLKECFKSANLIRSSDPDFQILEDGSVYTKNAILLSSEKRNFTILLSNTENQEEKKMVVLLEHQTKKRHSKEKVLRRAKRRWAPIPCSVLENSLGPFPLFLQQIQSDTAQNYTIYYSIRGPGVDREPKNLFYVERDTGNLYCTRPVDREEYESFELIAFATTPDGYTPELPLPLVIKIEDENDNYPIFTETTYMFTVSENSRVGSTVGQVCATDKDEPDTMHTRLRYSIIQQLPASPTLFSMHPTTGMITTSSSQLDRELVDRYQLKIKVQDMDGQYFGLQTTSTCIIDIKDVNDNLPTFTRSSYVASVEENTVDVEILRVTVEDKDLINTANWRANYTILKGNENGNFKIVTDLKTNEGILCVVKPLNYEERQQVNLQIGVVNEAPYSNEASSRSAMSTATITVNVQNQDEGPECSPALQTVRIKENTQLRTPSNGYKAYDPEARSSRGIKYRKLNDPKQWVTVDENSGSITVIKSLDREAENIRNGIYNITVVASDEDGRSCTGTLGIILEDVNDNGPSIPKQQVIICKPVTSSAEIVAVDPDEPINGPPFHFTLESTSDSDVQRRWILTGINDTATRLSYQNDLPFGTYTVPIRVADRLGQSHITPLTVILCDCIIENDCTSRVSPRTGNGEVKLGTWAILAILLGIALLFCILFTLVCGASRATKQPKVFPDDLAQQNLIVSNTEAPGDDKVYSTNGFTTHTVGSSAQGICGTMGSGVKTGRQENIELVKGHQTLELDRGDGQRTLDSCRGGHVEVDNRQYAYTEWRNFTQSHLGEKVQLCNQHDNHNHAQDYVLTYNYEGKGSMAGSVGCCSEQQDEDGLEFLDHLEPKFRTLAAACTTR; from the exons ATGGCGGCAGCCCGACCCACGAGCTCCGGGAGCGGGGCCCTCTGCCGGCTAGTCCTGCTGACCCTCACG ATCTTAATATTTGCCTGTGATGCCTGCAAAAAAGTGACACTGCGTGTTCCCTCCAAACTAGACGCTGAGAAATTTGTTGGCAGag TTAACCTGAAGGAATGCTTTAAATCTGCAAATCTAATTCGTTCAAGTGATCCTGATTTCCAAATTTTAGAAGATGGTTCAGTCTATACAAAGAATGCTATTCTTTTgtcttcagagaagagaaattttaCCATATTACTTTCCAACACTGAGaaccaagaagagaagaaaatggttgTCCTTTTAGAGCATCAAACAAAG AAAAGACATTCTAAGGAAAAAGTTCTAAGACGTGCCAAGAGAAGATGGGCTCCTATTCCTTGTTCAGTGCTAGAGAATTCCTTGGgtcctttccccctttttctgCAACAG ATTCAATCTGACACAGCCCAGAACTACACTATCTACTATTCCATAAGGGGGCCTGGAGTTGACCGAGAacctaaaaatttattttatgtagagAGAGATACTGGAAACCTGTATTGCACTCGTCCTGTGGATCGTGAGGAGTATGAATCTTTTGAG CTAATTGCCTTTGCAACAACTCCGGATGGGTATACTCCAGAACTTCCACTGCCACTAGTAATCAAAATTGAGGATGAAAATGATAACTACCCAATTTTTACAGAAACAACTTACATGTTTACAGTTTCTGAAAATTCCAGAGTTG GTTCTACTGTGGGACAGGTGTGTGCAACTGACAAAGATGAACCTGACACGATGCATACGCGTCTGAGGTACTCCATCATCCAGCAGTTGCCAGCATCACCCACCCTATTTTCTATGCATCCAACTACAGGCATGATCACCACGTCATCATCTCAACTAGACAGAGAG ttagtTGATAGATACcagttgaaaataaaagtacaagACATGGATGGTCAGTATTTTGGTTTGCAAACTACTTCAACTTGCATCATTGATATTAAAGACGTGAATGACAACTTGCCAACATTCACCCGTTCTTCT tatgTGGCATCAGTGGAAGAAAATACAGTTGATGTGGAAATCTTACGTGTTACCGTTGAAGATAAGGATTTAATTAACACTGCTAATTGGAGAGCTAATTATACCATTTTAAAGggcaatgaaaatggaaattttaaaattgtaacagATCTCAAAACCAATGAAGGAATTCTGTGTGTGGTTAAG CCTCTGAATTATGAAGAAAGACAGCAGGTGAACCTGCAAATTGGTGTCGTTAATGAAGCTCCGTATTCGAATGAGGCTAGCTCAAGATCAGCCATGAGCACGGCGACCATTACTGTTAATGTGCAAAATCAGGATGAGGGCCCCGAGTGTAGCCCTGCACTGCAGACTGTTCgaattaaagaaaatacacagcTGAGAACACCGAGCAATGGATATAAAGCATATGACCCAGAAGCAAGAAGCAGCAGAGGCATAAA GTATAGGAAATTAAATGATCCAAAACAGTGGGTCACTGTTGATGAAAACTCAGGATCAATCACAGTTATCAAGAGCctggacagagaggcagagaacaTCAGAAATGGCATATATAATATTACAGTGGTTGCATCAGACGAAG ATGGGAGATCATGTACTGGGACACTGGGGATTATACTAGAAGATGTGAACGACAATGGTCCCTCCATACCTAAACAGCAAGTGATAATCTGCAAACCTGTCACGTCGTCTGCGGAGATTGTTGCCGTTGATCCTGATGAACCAATAAACGGCCCACCCTTTCACTTCACTTTGGAGAGTACTTCTGATTCAGACGTACAGAGAAGGTGGATACTGACAGGAATTAATG atacaGCAACACGCCTTTCCTATCAGAATGACCTTCCATTTGGAACATACACAGTACCTATCAGAGTTGCAGATAGACTTGGCCAGTCACATATTACTCCATTAACCGTTATTTTATGTGACTGTATTATCGAAAATGACTGCACCTCTCGCGTAAGTCCAAGGACTGGCAACGGAGAAGTAAAACTTGGAACATGGGCCATTCTTGCGATATTGTTGGGCATAGCATTGCTATTTT GTATCCTATTTACCTTAGTCTGTGGGGCTTCTAGGGCAACCAAGCAACCAAAAGTATTTCCTGATGATTTAGCCCAACAGAACCTCATTGTGTCAAACACGGAAGCTCCTGGGGACGACAAAGTG TATTCCACAAATGGCTTTACAACACATACCGTGGGCAGTTCGGCTCAGGGAATTTGTGGCACCATGGGATCAGGAGTGAAAACTGGAAGGCAGGAGAACATTGAACTGGTGAAAGGACACCAGACCTTGGAATTGGACCGGGGAGATGGGCAGCGCACCCTGGATTCCTGCAGGGGAGGACACGTGGAGGTGGACAACCGCCAATACGCTTACACGGAGTGGCGTAATTTCACTCAGTCCCATCTTGGTGAA AAGGTGCAGCTGTGTAACCAGCACGACAATCATAACCATGCTCAAGACTACGTCCTTACGTATAACTACGAAGGAAAAGGATCGATGGCCGGTTCCGTAGGTTGTTGCAGTGAACAACAAGATGAAGACGGGCTTGAATTTTTGGATCATTTGGAACCCAAATTTAGGACACTAGCAGCAGCATGCACAACAAgatga
- the DSC2 gene encoding desmocollin-2 isoform X3 yields the protein MAAARPTSSGSGALCRLVLLTLTILIFACDACKKVTLRVPSKLDAEKFVGRVNLKECFKSANLIRSSDPDFQILEDGSVYTKNAILLSSEKRNFTILLSNTENQEEKKMVVLLEHQTKVLKKRHSKEKVLRRAKRRWAPIPCSVLENSLGPFPLFLQQIQSDTAQNYTIYYSIRGPGVDREPKNLFYVERDTGNLYCTRPVDREEYESFELIAFATTPDGYTPELPLPLVIKIEDENDNYPIFTETTYMFTVSENSRVGSTVGQVCATDKDEPDTMHTRLRYSIIQQLPASPTLFSMHPTTGMITTSSSQLDRELVDRYQLKIKVQDMDGQYFGLQTTSTCIIDIKDVNDNLPTFTRSSYVASVEENTVDVEILRVTVEDKDLINTANWRANYTILKGNENGNFKIVTDLKTNEGILCVVKPLNYEERQQVNLQIGVVNEAPYSNEASSRSAMSTATITVNVQNQDEGPECSPALQTVRIKENTQLRTPSNGYKAYDPEARSSRGIKYRKLNDPKQWVTVDENSGSITVIKSLDREAENIRNGIYNITVVASDEDGRSCTGTLGIILEDVNDNGPSIPKQQVIICKPVTSSAEIVAVDPDEPINGPPFHFTLESTSDSDVQRRWILTGINDTATRLSYQNDLPFGTYTVPIRVADRLGQSHITPLTVILCDCIIENDCTSRVSPRTGNGEVKLGTWAILAILLGIALLFCILFTLVCGASRATKQPKVFPDDLAQQNLIVSNTEAPGDDKVYSTNGFTTHTVGSSAQGICGTMGSGVKTGRQENIELVKGHQTLELDRGDGQRTLDSCRGGHVEVDNRQYAYTEWRNFTQSHLGEESIRGQTLTKN from the exons ATGGCGGCAGCCCGACCCACGAGCTCCGGGAGCGGGGCCCTCTGCCGGCTAGTCCTGCTGACCCTCACG ATCTTAATATTTGCCTGTGATGCCTGCAAAAAAGTGACACTGCGTGTTCCCTCCAAACTAGACGCTGAGAAATTTGTTGGCAGag TTAACCTGAAGGAATGCTTTAAATCTGCAAATCTAATTCGTTCAAGTGATCCTGATTTCCAAATTTTAGAAGATGGTTCAGTCTATACAAAGAATGCTATTCTTTTgtcttcagagaagagaaattttaCCATATTACTTTCCAACACTGAGaaccaagaagagaagaaaatggttgTCCTTTTAGAGCATCAAACAAAG GTACTAAAGAAAAGACATTCTAAGGAAAAAGTTCTAAGACGTGCCAAGAGAAGATGGGCTCCTATTCCTTGTTCAGTGCTAGAGAATTCCTTGGgtcctttccccctttttctgCAACAG ATTCAATCTGACACAGCCCAGAACTACACTATCTACTATTCCATAAGGGGGCCTGGAGTTGACCGAGAacctaaaaatttattttatgtagagAGAGATACTGGAAACCTGTATTGCACTCGTCCTGTGGATCGTGAGGAGTATGAATCTTTTGAG CTAATTGCCTTTGCAACAACTCCGGATGGGTATACTCCAGAACTTCCACTGCCACTAGTAATCAAAATTGAGGATGAAAATGATAACTACCCAATTTTTACAGAAACAACTTACATGTTTACAGTTTCTGAAAATTCCAGAGTTG GTTCTACTGTGGGACAGGTGTGTGCAACTGACAAAGATGAACCTGACACGATGCATACGCGTCTGAGGTACTCCATCATCCAGCAGTTGCCAGCATCACCCACCCTATTTTCTATGCATCCAACTACAGGCATGATCACCACGTCATCATCTCAACTAGACAGAGAG ttagtTGATAGATACcagttgaaaataaaagtacaagACATGGATGGTCAGTATTTTGGTTTGCAAACTACTTCAACTTGCATCATTGATATTAAAGACGTGAATGACAACTTGCCAACATTCACCCGTTCTTCT tatgTGGCATCAGTGGAAGAAAATACAGTTGATGTGGAAATCTTACGTGTTACCGTTGAAGATAAGGATTTAATTAACACTGCTAATTGGAGAGCTAATTATACCATTTTAAAGggcaatgaaaatggaaattttaaaattgtaacagATCTCAAAACCAATGAAGGAATTCTGTGTGTGGTTAAG CCTCTGAATTATGAAGAAAGACAGCAGGTGAACCTGCAAATTGGTGTCGTTAATGAAGCTCCGTATTCGAATGAGGCTAGCTCAAGATCAGCCATGAGCACGGCGACCATTACTGTTAATGTGCAAAATCAGGATGAGGGCCCCGAGTGTAGCCCTGCACTGCAGACTGTTCgaattaaagaaaatacacagcTGAGAACACCGAGCAATGGATATAAAGCATATGACCCAGAAGCAAGAAGCAGCAGAGGCATAAA GTATAGGAAATTAAATGATCCAAAACAGTGGGTCACTGTTGATGAAAACTCAGGATCAATCACAGTTATCAAGAGCctggacagagaggcagagaacaTCAGAAATGGCATATATAATATTACAGTGGTTGCATCAGACGAAG ATGGGAGATCATGTACTGGGACACTGGGGATTATACTAGAAGATGTGAACGACAATGGTCCCTCCATACCTAAACAGCAAGTGATAATCTGCAAACCTGTCACGTCGTCTGCGGAGATTGTTGCCGTTGATCCTGATGAACCAATAAACGGCCCACCCTTTCACTTCACTTTGGAGAGTACTTCTGATTCAGACGTACAGAGAAGGTGGATACTGACAGGAATTAATG atacaGCAACACGCCTTTCCTATCAGAATGACCTTCCATTTGGAACATACACAGTACCTATCAGAGTTGCAGATAGACTTGGCCAGTCACATATTACTCCATTAACCGTTATTTTATGTGACTGTATTATCGAAAATGACTGCACCTCTCGCGTAAGTCCAAGGACTGGCAACGGAGAAGTAAAACTTGGAACATGGGCCATTCTTGCGATATTGTTGGGCATAGCATTGCTATTTT GTATCCTATTTACCTTAGTCTGTGGGGCTTCTAGGGCAACCAAGCAACCAAAAGTATTTCCTGATGATTTAGCCCAACAGAACCTCATTGTGTCAAACACGGAAGCTCCTGGGGACGACAAAGTG TATTCCACAAATGGCTTTACAACACATACCGTGGGCAGTTCGGCTCAGGGAATTTGTGGCACCATGGGATCAGGAGTGAAAACTGGAAGGCAGGAGAACATTGAACTGGTGAAAGGACACCAGACCTTGGAATTGGACCGGGGAGATGGGCAGCGCACCCTGGATTCCTGCAGGGGAGGACACGTGGAGGTGGACAACCGCCAATACGCTTACACGGAGTGGCGTAATTTCACTCAGTCCCATCTTGGTGAA GAATCCATTAGAGGACAGACACTGactaaaaattaa
- the DSC2 gene encoding desmocollin-2 isoform X4 — MAAARPTSSGSGALCRLVLLTLTILIFACDACKKVTLRVPSKLDAEKFVGRVNLKECFKSANLIRSSDPDFQILEDGSVYTKNAILLSSEKRNFTILLSNTENQEEKKMVVLLEHQTKKRHSKEKVLRRAKRRWAPIPCSVLENSLGPFPLFLQQIQSDTAQNYTIYYSIRGPGVDREPKNLFYVERDTGNLYCTRPVDREEYESFELIAFATTPDGYTPELPLPLVIKIEDENDNYPIFTETTYMFTVSENSRVGSTVGQVCATDKDEPDTMHTRLRYSIIQQLPASPTLFSMHPTTGMITTSSSQLDRELVDRYQLKIKVQDMDGQYFGLQTTSTCIIDIKDVNDNLPTFTRSSYVASVEENTVDVEILRVTVEDKDLINTANWRANYTILKGNENGNFKIVTDLKTNEGILCVVKPLNYEERQQVNLQIGVVNEAPYSNEASSRSAMSTATITVNVQNQDEGPECSPALQTVRIKENTQLRTPSNGYKAYDPEARSSRGIKYRKLNDPKQWVTVDENSGSITVIKSLDREAENIRNGIYNITVVASDEDGRSCTGTLGIILEDVNDNGPSIPKQQVIICKPVTSSAEIVAVDPDEPINGPPFHFTLESTSDSDVQRRWILTGINDTATRLSYQNDLPFGTYTVPIRVADRLGQSHITPLTVILCDCIIENDCTSRVSPRTGNGEVKLGTWAILAILLGIALLFCILFTLVCGASRATKQPKVFPDDLAQQNLIVSNTEAPGDDKVYSTNGFTTHTVGSSAQGICGTMGSGVKTGRQENIELVKGHQTLELDRGDGQRTLDSCRGGHVEVDNRQYAYTEWRNFTQSHLGEESIRGQTLTKN; from the exons ATGGCGGCAGCCCGACCCACGAGCTCCGGGAGCGGGGCCCTCTGCCGGCTAGTCCTGCTGACCCTCACG ATCTTAATATTTGCCTGTGATGCCTGCAAAAAAGTGACACTGCGTGTTCCCTCCAAACTAGACGCTGAGAAATTTGTTGGCAGag TTAACCTGAAGGAATGCTTTAAATCTGCAAATCTAATTCGTTCAAGTGATCCTGATTTCCAAATTTTAGAAGATGGTTCAGTCTATACAAAGAATGCTATTCTTTTgtcttcagagaagagaaattttaCCATATTACTTTCCAACACTGAGaaccaagaagagaagaaaatggttgTCCTTTTAGAGCATCAAACAAAG AAAAGACATTCTAAGGAAAAAGTTCTAAGACGTGCCAAGAGAAGATGGGCTCCTATTCCTTGTTCAGTGCTAGAGAATTCCTTGGgtcctttccccctttttctgCAACAG ATTCAATCTGACACAGCCCAGAACTACACTATCTACTATTCCATAAGGGGGCCTGGAGTTGACCGAGAacctaaaaatttattttatgtagagAGAGATACTGGAAACCTGTATTGCACTCGTCCTGTGGATCGTGAGGAGTATGAATCTTTTGAG CTAATTGCCTTTGCAACAACTCCGGATGGGTATACTCCAGAACTTCCACTGCCACTAGTAATCAAAATTGAGGATGAAAATGATAACTACCCAATTTTTACAGAAACAACTTACATGTTTACAGTTTCTGAAAATTCCAGAGTTG GTTCTACTGTGGGACAGGTGTGTGCAACTGACAAAGATGAACCTGACACGATGCATACGCGTCTGAGGTACTCCATCATCCAGCAGTTGCCAGCATCACCCACCCTATTTTCTATGCATCCAACTACAGGCATGATCACCACGTCATCATCTCAACTAGACAGAGAG ttagtTGATAGATACcagttgaaaataaaagtacaagACATGGATGGTCAGTATTTTGGTTTGCAAACTACTTCAACTTGCATCATTGATATTAAAGACGTGAATGACAACTTGCCAACATTCACCCGTTCTTCT tatgTGGCATCAGTGGAAGAAAATACAGTTGATGTGGAAATCTTACGTGTTACCGTTGAAGATAAGGATTTAATTAACACTGCTAATTGGAGAGCTAATTATACCATTTTAAAGggcaatgaaaatggaaattttaaaattgtaacagATCTCAAAACCAATGAAGGAATTCTGTGTGTGGTTAAG CCTCTGAATTATGAAGAAAGACAGCAGGTGAACCTGCAAATTGGTGTCGTTAATGAAGCTCCGTATTCGAATGAGGCTAGCTCAAGATCAGCCATGAGCACGGCGACCATTACTGTTAATGTGCAAAATCAGGATGAGGGCCCCGAGTGTAGCCCTGCACTGCAGACTGTTCgaattaaagaaaatacacagcTGAGAACACCGAGCAATGGATATAAAGCATATGACCCAGAAGCAAGAAGCAGCAGAGGCATAAA GTATAGGAAATTAAATGATCCAAAACAGTGGGTCACTGTTGATGAAAACTCAGGATCAATCACAGTTATCAAGAGCctggacagagaggcagagaacaTCAGAAATGGCATATATAATATTACAGTGGTTGCATCAGACGAAG ATGGGAGATCATGTACTGGGACACTGGGGATTATACTAGAAGATGTGAACGACAATGGTCCCTCCATACCTAAACAGCAAGTGATAATCTGCAAACCTGTCACGTCGTCTGCGGAGATTGTTGCCGTTGATCCTGATGAACCAATAAACGGCCCACCCTTTCACTTCACTTTGGAGAGTACTTCTGATTCAGACGTACAGAGAAGGTGGATACTGACAGGAATTAATG atacaGCAACACGCCTTTCCTATCAGAATGACCTTCCATTTGGAACATACACAGTACCTATCAGAGTTGCAGATAGACTTGGCCAGTCACATATTACTCCATTAACCGTTATTTTATGTGACTGTATTATCGAAAATGACTGCACCTCTCGCGTAAGTCCAAGGACTGGCAACGGAGAAGTAAAACTTGGAACATGGGCCATTCTTGCGATATTGTTGGGCATAGCATTGCTATTTT GTATCCTATTTACCTTAGTCTGTGGGGCTTCTAGGGCAACCAAGCAACCAAAAGTATTTCCTGATGATTTAGCCCAACAGAACCTCATTGTGTCAAACACGGAAGCTCCTGGGGACGACAAAGTG TATTCCACAAATGGCTTTACAACACATACCGTGGGCAGTTCGGCTCAGGGAATTTGTGGCACCATGGGATCAGGAGTGAAAACTGGAAGGCAGGAGAACATTGAACTGGTGAAAGGACACCAGACCTTGGAATTGGACCGGGGAGATGGGCAGCGCACCCTGGATTCCTGCAGGGGAGGACACGTGGAGGTGGACAACCGCCAATACGCTTACACGGAGTGGCGTAATTTCACTCAGTCCCATCTTGGTGAA GAATCCATTAGAGGACAGACACTGactaaaaattaa